Below is a genomic region from Pseudarthrobacter sulfonivorans.
AGACCTGGCCGATGCTGTCGGTGCGCGCCTTCAGCTTGTCACTGCCGGCGGCCGCAGTGGCCAGGCCGGACAGGTCACCCTTGATGTCCGCGAGGAACACGGGAACTCCGGCTGCGGACAGCTGCTCGGCCATCATGTGCAGCGTGACGGTCTTGCCGGTGCCGGTGGCGCCTGCTACGAGGCCGTGCCTGTTCATCATGGCCAGCGGCAGGCGGACCTGGGCTTCCTTGTGGAGTTCGCCGTCAACAATGGCGGCACCCAACTCGATGGTGGCACCCTCCAGGGTGTAGCCCTTCTGGATGGTGGCGAGCTTTTCTGCAGTGGTTTTGTTGGCCATGCCGCTAGCTTAGCGGGGCCGCCGGGAGATTCTTGGTGAACGCGAGCGACCTGATGATCTCCGGATCCTGGTCCAGGTCGAACTGCGGCTCATAACCCGAGGTGAGGTACAGGTGCTTGGCTTCAGGCTGGCGCGGACCGGTGGTCAGGAAGACTCGACGGTAGCCCCTGCCGGCGGCCAGCGCCTCCAGCTCCGCGAGGACGAAACGGGCGAGCCCGCGGCGGCGGTGCGCCGAGTGGGTCCAGATCCGCTTGAACTCCGCCGTCTCGTTGTCGTACCGGCGGAACGCGCCGCCGGCTATGGACCCGCCGTTTTCCTGGACCACCAGCAGCGCGCCGCCCGGTCCCTTGAATTCCGACGCCGGGTAGCGGTTGAGTTCGTCGGCCGCTGCTCCGCGGCCAAAGAGGTCACCGTAGCGGGAATCGTATTCCACGGCCAGTTCATCCAGGAGCGGGC
It encodes:
- a CDS encoding GNAT family N-acetyltransferase; this encodes MHDPRVRPLLDELAVEYDSRYGDLFGRGAAADELNRYPASEFKGPGGALLVVQENGGSIAGGAFRRYDNETAEFKRIWTHSAHRRRGLARFVLAELEALAAGRGYRRVFLTTGPRQPEAKHLYLTSGYEPQFDLDQDPEIIRSLAFTKNLPAAPLS